From Methanoculleus oceani, a single genomic window includes:
- a CDS encoding PKD domain-containing protein, which produces MAEHKALMLVCTVIIIGLLTPPVLAVQKAPGDTVLFCTAGGSQEHPDIDGYMVVWEDGRDGNKDIYSASSPGSGERITGDPASQTRPSVSGDYIVWEDNRNMSPDIYLSGRSTDTMAIADDPADQWMPVVHGGYVVWYDTREGSADICLYNIETGNETLLSCSPVTQWKPALSDDYVVWEESTGGGDIWAYEIATGNKREITQNGARQTYPAISGSRIVWEDYRNGYPQNPDIYMIDLDDPSAGELRITYDSSEQVSPAIDGDLIAWEDKRDEAWNIYICDLSLGIEVQMPVSPSGQEQLYPAVSGNRVVWQSGRGGSADIYAFTYTGIAPPDTAFSANVTDGPAPLTVGFTDLSTGDPGSWEWDFGDGGTSSEQNPVYTYESPGVYDITLTAGNVAGSSAATETGYISVQPVSPTPTPTVNVTPTPTVNVTPTPTVNVTPTPTVNVTPTPTVNVTPTPTVNVTPTPTVNVTPTPTVNVTPTPTVNVTPTPTQKPTSGGGGGGGGGGGGGGGGFAWVGPTPTTSATPTPTATPEMVEPGRLHLGETGLVEESVRISSSDGIASLAIAKGVRAVDAAGEPLRAVTLASLDAADVPPVPGVGAYAFTGYAWIAGPEGAAFSPPLTLSFNFTEEQWDAVYNDSGQNRLVVQWYDRSADAWEEVPTAVHPESRSVTAEVLHFSPYALFFEVPDDGAARVVAGGTDSQPETGPDPWYAHLIPGLLALIVVGAGALLYFRKENP; this is translated from the coding sequence ATGGCTGAACATAAAGCGTTGATGCTGGTCTGTACCGTCATCATCATCGGACTGCTGACGCCGCCGGTCCTGGCGGTTCAGAAGGCTCCGGGGGATACGGTACTCTTTTGTACCGCCGGCGGGTCGCAGGAGCACCCCGACATCGACGGGTACATGGTCGTCTGGGAGGACGGCCGGGACGGGAATAAGGACATTTATTCGGCGAGCAGTCCCGGATCTGGTGAACGGATAACAGGCGATCCCGCCTCGCAGACGAGGCCGTCCGTCTCGGGGGACTACATTGTCTGGGAGGATAACCGGAACATGAGCCCGGACATCTACCTCTCCGGGCGCTCGACCGACACGATGGCAATCGCCGACGACCCGGCGGACCAGTGGATGCCCGTCGTTCATGGGGGGTATGTCGTCTGGTACGATACCCGGGAAGGGAGTGCGGATATCTGCCTCTATAACATCGAGACCGGGAATGAAACACTCCTCTCCTGCTCGCCGGTAACACAGTGGAAGCCTGCGCTCTCGGACGACTACGTCGTCTGGGAGGAGAGCACCGGGGGTGGAGATATCTGGGCATATGAGATCGCAACCGGTAACAAGCGGGAGATCACCCAAAATGGTGCACGACAGACATACCCGGCGATATCGGGGAGCCGGATCGTCTGGGAGGACTACCGGAACGGATATCCTCAAAACCCTGACATCTATATGATCGATCTTGATGATCCGTCCGCCGGGGAACTGCGGATCACCTATGACAGTTCCGAGCAGGTCTCCCCGGCGATCGATGGGGATCTTATCGCCTGGGAGGACAAGCGGGACGAGGCGTGGAACATCTATATCTGCGACCTCTCCCTGGGGATCGAGGTGCAGATGCCCGTCAGTCCTTCCGGCCAGGAGCAACTCTATCCTGCCGTCAGCGGCAACCGGGTTGTGTGGCAGAGCGGTCGCGGAGGGAGCGCAGACATCTACGCCTTCACCTACACCGGCATCGCTCCGCCGGATACAGCGTTCTCGGCGAACGTAACCGATGGGCCTGCACCGCTCACCGTCGGGTTCACCGACCTGTCGACCGGCGACCCGGGATCGTGGGAGTGGGATTTCGGTGACGGGGGCACTTCCTCCGAACAAAACCCGGTGTACACCTACGAGAGCCCCGGCGTCTACGACATCACCCTGACTGCAGGGAACGTCGCCGGAAGCAGCGCTGCAACGGAGACCGGGTACATATCCGTCCAGCCCGTTTCCCCGACCCCGACTCCGACGGTGAACGTCACCCCGACGCCGACGGTGAACGTCACTCCAACGCCGACAGTCAACGTCACCCCGACCCCGACGGTGAACGTGACCCCGACTCCGACGGTGAACGTGACCCCGACTCCGACGGTGAACGTGACCCCGACTCCGACGGTGAACGTGACCCCGACTCCGACGGTGAACGTCACTCCAACGCCGACAGTCAACGTCACTCCAACGCCGACACAGAAGCCGACGAGCGGTGGTGGCGGCGGAGGGGGAGGTGGAGGCGGCGGCGGTGGCGGCGGCTTTGCCTGGGTTGGCCCGACCCCGACAACCTCCGCGACCCCGACGCCGACCGCCACACCTGAAATGGTTGAGCCCGGCCGGCTGCACCTCGGAGAGACCGGCCTCGTTGAAGAGTCCGTCAGGATCAGTTCGTCCGACGGCATTGCGAGCCTCGCCATTGCGAAGGGAGTCCGGGCGGTCGATGCCGCCGGTGAGCCGCTTCGCGCGGTGACCCTTGCGTCCCTTGATGCGGCCGACGTACCCCCGGTGCCCGGCGTGGGCGCGTACGCGTTTACCGGGTATGCATGGATCGCCGGGCCGGAAGGGGCCGCCTTCTCACCGCCGTTGACCCTCTCGTTCAACTTCACGGAGGAGCAGTGGGACGCCGTCTACAACGATAGCGGGCAGAACAGGCTCGTGGTGCAATGGTACGACCGGTCTGCAGACGCCTGGGAAGAGGTCCCCACCGCCGTTCACCCGGAGTCCCGGAGCGTCACAGCCGAAGTCTTGCACTTCAGCCCGTATGCGCTCTTTTTCGAAGTGCCCGACGACGGCGCGGCGCGGGTGGTCGCGGGCGGCACCGACTCCCAGCCTGAGACCGGGCCGGATCCCTGGTATGCGCACCTCATCCCCGGCCTGCTTGCCCTCATCGTCGTGGGTGCGGGGGCGCTTCTCTACTTCCGGAAGGAAAACCCCTGA